From one Perca flavescens isolate YP-PL-M2 chromosome 19, PFLA_1.0, whole genome shotgun sequence genomic stretch:
- the LOC114574106 gene encoding CD276 antigen homolog, with protein sequence MAPILFLLLFLSEAASDEIEVTVDPGDDVILPCWAADSSIIVVVWTRPDLEPYNVVYYSDGHLDPTCQHPFFKDRVELVDRDLKDRNLSFILKNVSSIDNGTYECRVAFGSRRKKRANINCNPISTLRTIRIIRLQVREPAGSNRGHSEDGNPKNDVPEDRNSSPVGLIVGLAAGVLVLVAAAVAGVLMYRRRKNKRSGQPADDDDDDDDDDDDDDDEASADNFL encoded by the exons ATGGCTCCAATTCTGTTCCTGTTGTTATTTCTCTCTGAAGCAGCTTCAG atgAGATTGAGGTAACAGTGGACCCTGGAGATGATGTCATTCTACCATGTTGGGCTGCTGATTCCTCCATCATAGTTGTAGTATGGACcagacctgacctggagccatATAACGTTGTCTATTACAGTGATGGACACCTGGATCCAACCTGTCAGCATCCATTCTTTAAggacagggtggagctggtggacagagatctgaaggacCGAAACTTGTCTTTTATTCTGAAGAACGTGAGCAGCATCGACAACGGGACATACGAGTGTCGAGTTGCATTTGGTTCCAGACGGAAAAAGAGAGCCAACATCAACTGTAACCCAATCAGTACCCTCAGAACCATCAGAATCATCCGTCTGCAGGTTAGAGAGCCAGcag GTTCAAACAGAGGACACTCCGAGGATGGAAACCCAAAGAATGATGTCCCTGAGGATAGAAACTCCTCTCCTGTAGGCCTCATCGTTGGACTGGCAGCAGGTGTTCTGGTTCTTGTAGCTGCTGCAGTGGCTGGTGTCCTGATGTATAGAAGACGTAAGAACAAGAGATCAGGACAacctgctgatgatgatgatgatgatgatgatgatgatgatgatgatgatgatgaagcatCGGCCGATAACTTCCTCTGA